The genomic interval CCACCGAGTCGCCAAACAGACCACGGTAGCCACGCTGGAGGCGACAACGGCCACAAGGAATGCTGCTTGGAGACCGTTCATATAAGCAGTCAGTATGAACGGCATTTGCGCGGAGGAGAATTTTTGGCGTAGCTCCGTTGCACCTGTCATCGCAACCTTGACGGCGTCTACAGTTGACGTCTCACTGCGGAGGTTTTTTAGAAGAACATTGACCATAGCGGATTGGCCGGCCGAGACGAAGACTGATCCCCCCAGGGTTTGCACAGCTGGGAAATGTTAGTTAGTACTGCCTGGATATGAAGTGTGTGGTGAAGAGCGTACTCAATACCATGGCCGTCACTGACGGCAAATCCTCCGGCGCAACCGATGCCTGCGCCGTCACCACAGGAACTTGGAAGCACCAGCCAATGCCAATACCAGCCAACAGTTGGTAGCCTATCCATTTTCCAGAACCGGTATTAACCTCGAGTGTGTACAACAAGCCCGACCCAATCGCGGTGAGCACTCCCCCAACTAGGAGGAAAGGCTGGGGGTATCCAAACTTGCTGAGGGTAACACCAGATATGACCGTCGAAACACTCTGCGCAAGAATCAAAGGCAGGTTTCGGATTCCGCTCTGAGCAGCAGAGACACCCGATACCACCTGGAAGTAGATAGGCAAGTAGTATACTAGCAAGAAAAAGGTTCCCGCTAGCAGGTCAATGTAGATCATCATGACCACCACATTTCGACGGAATAGGCGCCCGATCATTGCAGCGCGTTCCTTCTGCACCCATTGCACAATGGCATAGACAGCCAACAGCACGACAAATCCAACTAAAGTTCCAATGACCTTAGAATCACCCCACGACAGCGATATTCCACCCCACTGTAGGGCAAGGACATAGCAAACCAAAGCGGAAACAAGGATCAAGGTGCCAACAAGGTCCATTTGGAGTAACTTCTCTTTCAGTGGAGTATCTAAAAAGGGcaagggaggaggaggtcgGTAGAAGAATAGGATGATCCCAGCTGCCAGTCCGCCAATCGGTAGATTGATATAAAAACACCACCGCCAGGTAATATTCGTCGTGAATGCACCGCCAACGAGAGGTCCAATGGCCGCGGCAACTCCATATGAGGCACCCAGTATTCCGATATATGCTGGCCGCTGTTTAGGTGGTGCAGATAATGCGATAATGGTAAAGGCACCCGAAGAAATTCCAGCGCCTCCGACGCCGGTGATAGCCCGTCCAATACAAAGCGCAAGGCTATTTGGTGCGACACCTAAGCGAAAGAGTCATAACTCGTCAGTCTTGACCGAAGAGACGAACACATCACGAGTTTCAACGTACCGCAAATCAAACTTCCAACctcaaagagaaagatggaCAACAAGAAGGATGTCTTCAGCGGAAAGTACTTGTATGCTTTCCCCCACGCGGCCTGAAAGCTCCCCAAAGTTATGAAAAACGCCGATCCGTACCAACCCTCGTCTTCGATCCCACCAAACTCGTCTGTTATTTTTGGAATTGCAGTTGCGACAATGGTCTGAGGTGAAGGTATTGATTAACTCATCGCTCGTCAAATATTGTCGTGCGAGACTGCTTCGCCCGGTGGCTGAATCGGCTTACCATATCCAACGAAACCTATCCCATTGCGATCAACCGTTAGTTTCACATTGGCTAAACGGATCGAAAGGTCAAGTCATACCAAAAACATGCTCATAGCCAAGGCTGTGACGGTCATGAGTAGAGTGAAGCCGCCAGTGCTTGGCTCTTCGGTTGGCGCATCGTCAACCCCGGATCCACTGTCTTCCTTGTTTCTAACCTCCATAACTTGGGGGTCATGCGAAGGTGAAGCATCTTTGTTGGGCTTTTCAAGTGTCGCAGGTGTCGAAATTCGTGACGACACTGCCGTCTCGCCTGTTTGCGACGACCGTGTTTTGGTAGACATGGGAACGCTCCAAGCCCAATGTCGCCGATATACGAGTGCGTTAAAGAGCAATACCTAGGGGCATGCTGTCTGCTGGAGGCAATCGCGCActtaaaagagaaacaaacaatgTTAAAGTCGACACTGTGTTTACCAGACATGTGCATTTCACTCCGCCGGATCGGCGGGCGAACTTTTTCGCCTTAGAGATGATCATCGACATGGGGTGACAATGTTCCAGATTCCTCCGCCGACTCGGCGGAGCAATGTTCCCGCCAGTGATACTTATCGACCTCCGAGTCCTAGATTTCACCAATTCTTCCGTTGTTAAAATGGTGAGCCGTCCTTTACACCCCCTTGGTAACCCCTCAACAAGCCCCTCACAGGGGCTACTGGTAATATGCATAGAACCCTACGGGTGCAACCTTTAGCAAATCGATACCCCCCATCCACACCAGAGCTCTGTGTTTTCAAAAAAAGAATCGGTCGAGCTCATTATGTCGTCGAACAGGACTGCATCGGACTATGAGCCTCCCCCATTCTCACAAGGCATCGGAGAACTAAAGGCGAATTTGAAATTTCCTTCCTTTTATTACGTCGAGAAATTCTCTTCGGGCGGCAAGCACGTTGTTATTGAAGATGCTGGATAATTGGCAGGGGCCTGCAAGGCTCCGGATTCTCACATTGGCTGAGACGACCGGAAGGAAGAGATCCCAGCAAATAGACAAGATTACGAAAGAATGGTACGCGCCATAAGCTGTCCTGACCCAGTAGCAGATGAGGGGTCGATAATAGATGTAATTAACTCCGGCTGACAGCATATGCAGCTCGACACAAATGTGGAGCCTCAGGAGACCCAGGCCAGCAATATGAGAAAGATGCCATTCCCACCAACTGCGGGAATTAACAGACAAAATTTTCATGAAAGCTATGTTTACAACCTTATTATCCGACTCCAAAAATCACAGTTTGGTGGCTGTGGAGGCATCAAGCACCCCTCCGGTAACAAATCGATCGCACCATGTCGTCTGTCAACTCTGCCGTCGCAGAAAGGTGATGATCCCTGGACGAAGGCACCAGCTGTAAAAAGTCCATCGCTAACAGAATCTGGTGTGCAGTTGAAATGCTCCGGGTATAGCCCAAGTTCCTGTCTTCGATGCAGAGAGTCAGGTGCAGAATGTCTCCCAGTCGAACGAACGCGAAGCGAAAATATTCCTGGTAGACCAAATGGTACGGCCAGGAGAGGCAGATCAATGGCATCCCGACCCATCAAAACCTCTTCAAAGATGGGTTCGATGCCGGACCAGTTTGCAGCATCCTTAGAATGCATTGACATCTCAGACATCGACCTGCCCCTTAATATAACCCTCACGGAGTCGGCAGATATTCTAGCCGCATCATCGCTCAGTACGCCACTGAGAGAATGCTCTTCAGACACTTCGGGCTCACACGATGCGCTCTCTCTGAACCCATACGAAGTGGGTGCTTCGGCAAACACCGGCGACTTCCGAATTGATGAGTTTCCCTTCCATCCCGCGATCGGCGCAGATATTGTACCAGAGGGTACCCGTTTCGTCAACCCGGAAACATTCAATCTCACACCATCCTCTGAGGAAACCAGGTCATCGTCATGTGAGGCAGCTAACCCTTTATCGAATCCTCTCTCATGGCAAGAGACTTTTGATATGATGATACGGAAATCGCGAACGACAGAAGAAAGTTGCCAGTGTACCGATAGAGCACTGGAGCTACTCGATCAGGTCTTTATGCGAGATTGCGATACAATCGACCAAGTACACAGCCCATATTCGATTACCGCCAATGCCATAGGCGCAATTAAAAGCTTATCGTCTTTACGTAAAGAAACACACGGCCTGGAACACTTTGCAACGTGCGGCCATTGCAGACAGACACCGGGCTTAATGACCTTACTTGTGCTTCTCTCGGACCGCTTATCCACTAAACTCCAGCACATCCTCGAGATTGCCAACATTAGAAAGGATGCGCGAACTGGTCAAGCTCCGAGTTTCTCGAGCCAATATCCGCCAACGCTTGCAGAAGATGATAGGCCCCCACAATGCTATGGCCGAAGTTATACAGCTCAAGAACAAAACGAGGATATCAGAACGAAAGTCACATTGTTCTGTGAGGAGTTTACTCTCGACATgacaaaggagaaagaagcacTGGTTCTGACTTGGTCTCTGCTCGCCATTAAGCAACTACGAAGAATCGTTGCCATACTATGGGCCCGGGCGCAAGAACAGAATAGACGCGACTTTTCGGAAAATCTGGCACGGATTGGACACAAAATACATGCTTTAGATTCCGCTTTAAAGTCAACATTGACAGCTGACTCGGCACATGTCAATGGTCTCTAGTGCAGGGAATAAACCTCACAGGCAAATCTGGCTTCCACCACATAACATGCAGCTGGCTCGCCGATTCCCACTCTTGGAATGGATTAACGAGCTCAGCATCAAACTGAAAGTGTAACTTGCATAGGATGAGGGACATTTCCACAATCGCGAAGCTTTTATAGTGATTAGCTTCATCCAGATAATGCATCATGAAGTTCTCAACAAGTGCACAAGAGCCACACATAATACATACTTTCGACCGAGACATCCTCTTGGGCCGAGCGAAAAAGGCTGGCTAGCGTCTTTATTATCGGTACAGTTAGGGTCAAGCCAGCGTTCTGGTTTGAAGGTGTAAGGATCATGGAAGTAGCGGGCATCATGGGTGACTGTCCATGCGGATGTATATACCTCCACCTAAGAGATTAAAGATCAGTTCGGCCATCATATTGGTATTGGATCAGGATCGGGAAAACATGGATCACATTTCCGGGCACATATGTTCCTTTGACCACAATGCCTTGGGGTGGAGTATTCCGTGGGAATCCCTGAGATCCTGGCGGATAGATCCGTAGTCCTTCAGATATGACCGCTTGAAGATAAGGCAGTTGTAATGCTGTGGTCGAAGTTATTTCAGATAGGTGGTTGTAACGGGCTCGAATCTCATCGCGCAGCTTCTGATACGCATTCGGAGTTGAAAGTAAATGATATGTCACGGCAGCCAGAAAGGTAGCTACCGTTTCACCTCCAGCTATgctttcccccccccccttccATGTCAACTACCATTCCGGGATATATAGACCTTGATACGGGGTGATtgcatacatacacaagAGTGGACGCGTGTGCTgtcagctcctccatctccatttcctcatcttccacttTGGCAATCAGGCGCGACATGAAGTCTGCACGAGGTGATGAACTCTGCAGCCGATGGGCGACTTTTCGACGACTGTAATTCGTATGTTTATTGCGAACACTGACGGTCAAATGTGGCAAGATGGTTTTCCCAATCGCTGCAATTAGTGGATATCGGCGTAAATTATCCAAAATAGTGATAAAATAAAGATGCTCCTCAATCATGTCACACCAGAAATGGGATTTCCCTGATTTACAATTAGTCGGAATACAGCAATAATCGAAGGGTGAGAGGCAATATTTGAATCTCCCTTACTGTTTTCAATACAATGGAACGATTCCCCAAACGCCATTTCGCCAAGGATGTCAAAGGCGAGCATCTCAAACCACTTGGTGACGTTAACTGTTGTCTGCGACCGAATCCCTTCGATGAAATCATTCACACACCCCTGAATTATATCCTCTTGCTCTAAAAGGGCTTTTGTGGAGAACGCAGCCGCGAGTGACTTCCTCATTCTACTATGAGTTTCCGGGTTGCGCTCACTTCCAATGCACAACGAGTTGAACCCGGATCCATAAATCTCATAGAACTCGCTCTTGACCAGAGGTGCGCTCTTTGGCTGATAAATTGCTTTCCAAGACTCGACagaagcaaaggaaagcTCGTTGGGAGAGATCCTCACTATGTCTCCTAGACGAAGTCCTGGATTAATGATGTTAGAATAAATAGGTGGATCAGTGAGCGCCCACCATGAAGTTTGTGTTGAAATTCGATGGCGCGATGAACACGGCCAGTGGAAGTATGCCACATTCGCCATATCTGAGGCCAATATGTTAGGATAGAGCTATTTCAAGGCCGTCTTAGAGATCTGAAAACTGACAAAGGAGGCTCTTGCCCAAAATGGGCCAGGAAACGAAGCGAGCGGGTGAAAGAATACATTGTAAATGGCGAGGTGAATCCAGTAAAGCGCTGTCAACTGTGTGGATGAACGCATAACCGGTTAGTGAATCGCTACTCACTTTACTTATGAATCAGCTTGCGAATCACTTACCGCCACAGCCAGACCTAACCATACTACGCGATCCATGGTGGCTATTGCCTCCAGCACGGCGTCAGATTGGATGCTACGGCTCAGACCTATGTTGAACATTCTGCTTCAAAATTGGATTCTTAATCGCGAGGAGTATTGTTTAATTCCGGTTTTCTGGTGATCTAGGTTAGACTTCAAAGGTTGATGGATCCGTTTACTTCGGTATTTCAGAATAGGGCAGGCTAACATACTCGGCGGCGGCCCAAATAGGCGTCCCCGCGGGCACTGCCCTAACTGGTATGTTCACTAGCCGAAG from Aspergillus flavus chromosome 7, complete sequence carries:
- a CDS encoding efflux pump antibiotic resistance protein (putative transporter), which codes for MSTKTRSSQTGETAVSSRISTPATLEKPNKDASPSHDPQVMEVRNKEDSGSGVDDAPTEEPSTGGFTLLMTVTALAMSMFLVSLDMTIVATAIPKITDEFGGIEDEGWYGSAFFITLGSFQAAWGKAYKYFPLKTSFLLSIFLFEVGSLICGVAPNSLALCIGRAITGVGGAGISSGAFTIIALSAPPKQRPAYIGILGASYGVAAAIGPLVGGAFTTNITWRWCFYINLPIGGLAAGIILFFYRPPPPLPFLDTPLKEKLLQMDLVGTLILVSALVCYVLALQWGGISLSWGDSKVIGTLVGFVVLLAVYAIVQWVQKERAAMIGRLFRRNVVVMMIYIDLLAGTFFLLVYYLPIYFQVVSGVSAAQSGIRNLPLILAQSVSTVISGVTLSKFGYPQPFLLVGGVLTAIGSGLLYTLEVNTGSGKWIGYQLLAGIGIGWCFQVPVVTAQASVAPEDLPSVTAMVLTVQTLGGSVFVSAGQSAMVNVLLKNLRSETSTVDAVKVAMTGATELRQKFSSAQMPFILTAYMNGLQAAFLVAVVASSVATVVCLATRWIKFSGQTTAAAAA
- a CDS encoding cytochrome P450 yields the protein MRSSTQLTALYWIHLAIYNVFFHPLASFPGPFWARASFLYPNILASDMANVAYFHWPCSSRHRISTQTSWWALTDPPIYSNIINPGLRLGDIVRISPNELSFASVESWKAIYQPKSAPLVKSEFYEIYGSGFNSLCIGSERNPETHSRMRKSLAAAFSTKALLEQEDIIQGCVNDFIEGIRSQTTVNVTKWFEMLAFDILGEMAFGESFHCIENSKGDSNIASHPSIIAVFRLIEHLYFITILDNLRRYPLIAAIGKTILPHLTVSVRNKHTNYSRRKVAHRLQSSSPRADFMSRLIAKVEDEEMEMEELTAHASTLVYLTWKGGGESIAGGETVATFLAAVTYHLLSTPNAYQKLRDEIRARYNHLSEITSTTALQLPYLQAVISEGLRIYPPGSQGFPRNTPPQGIVVKGTYVPGNVEVYTSAWTVTHDARYFHDPYTFKPERWLDPNCTDNKDASQPFSLGPRGCLGRNFAIVEMSLILCKLHFQFDAELVNPFQEWESASQLHVMWWKPDLPVRFIPCTRDH